In Zingiber officinale cultivar Zhangliang chromosome 11B, Zo_v1.1, whole genome shotgun sequence, a single window of DNA contains:
- the LOC122033492 gene encoding uncharacterized protein LOC122033492, which translates to MSKTEGGAENPSAGCKIQEGKDLNAVGGVSVAWRRGGEQQQSHFSKGVKGACKLAFGREFAENMRLSDGLSFHPAFGEPEREIFHFAYVFFFFASSYQFGTSTAIWSVDALSKGLAPVEKAAKPFCCASVCFLFYMLSSGNLKSS; encoded by the exons ATGTCCAAGACAG AGGGGGGAGCAGAGAATCCATCGGCGGGATGCAAAATCCAAGAAGGAAAGGACCTAAATGCTGTTGGAGGAGTTAGTGTGGCGTGGCGGAGGGGAGGGGAGCAGCAGCAAAGCCACTTTTCCAAGGGAGTAAAAGGCGCATGTAAGTTAGCATTTGGAAGAGAGTTTGCAGAGAATATGAGGTTAAGTGATGGATTGTCCTTTCATCCTGCTTTTGGTGAGCCTGAAAGAGAGATCTTCCACTTcgcatatgttttttttttttttgcatcatcCTATCAATTCGGAACAAGCACAGCGATCTGGTCAGTAGATGCACTGAGTAAAGGACTGGCCCCTGTTGAAAAGGCAGCAAAACCTTTCTGTTGTGCATCAGTTTGTTTTTTGTTCTACATGCTTAGCTCTGGGAATCTGAAATCATCATAG